GATAGTCTGATAAGCCGAAACGCAAAAACTCAATCTTCAACTCATCGACGAGGAACATGGCCATAATCACGATACCGACTCTGGGCACCGCGTTTAAAAAACCCGACTGACTGCGATACTTAAACGCCCGCAGATACCGCGTTGTCAGCGCCAAAAACCAAGAAAGATAGGCCAGCAGCCCAACAACACCGGACGTGTAAAGAATATGAAAATACAAATTGTGCGGGTAATGAATCGGTTCGTAACCCGGAATACGTCGCGTCCACTGATCCGGTAAGTAAAGCCGCGGACCATGACCGAGCACGGGCTTATCCGGTATCTTCTCTAATACGTAACTGAAGTTCCGCGTGTCGGGCGTCAAGCCATCAAACTCCGTGCCGAGCAGACGCTCAAACAGCACGTTATAGGTTGTGAATTTCAGTATGAAAAACGCGGCCGTACCAAATAAGATGGGCAATCCAACGCCGAGCGCCACGACGCGTCCGATACCGATTTGACGCACGAATAACAGCAACAGCAGAAAGAGCCCAAAAATCATCGCCAAAAAACTGCCACGACTACCGGTCGCGACCAAAAACGCGGCGTTACCGACGAACAGCCCGAGCAAAATCAGACGAACACCGGGTTTGCGGTAGTACATCAACGCAAAAACGAGGAGCACCAGCTGGGTGGCATGGAACGCACCATTGATGCCCGCCGCGCCGAACGATCCGATAAACCGCTGATGCTGCTCTAGGTTACTCGCCGTTGCCAATTCGCTGATGCCAAATGCGATACCCGGATTGAATCCGGTTGTAATTTTAATCGTGCTAAACAGCAACACTAAAAACCCCGTCGCAATGAGCATATTGATCCCATAGCGTTCATTAGTTTCGGATCTGGCGATAAAGTTGTACACCAAATAAAACATGACGAAGTTTGCGACTAAGGTGACCAAATAAAAGAAATGATCAACATAGGTGCTTCGATGCGCCTGCGAGGTGGATAGCAGTAGCGCAAAAAGAATGAGCATACCCGCCCATAAAAGGGGAAACGATCTGAGCCGACCACGCAGCAAAAAAATAAAGCCCACCATGTACACGAGCACTGTGTTAAGCGTGCCGTAACCTGAATTAATAATCTGGAATGGGATCATCAACACGAGCAATGTGATAATGCTCTTCTCCGACGCCGAGTACGCAATCACAAACATGATGAGCCCAAGCAACAGACCCACGATAAGCTGAGTTAACTGACTGTCAGTAAAATCCACGCGTCGCCTCCAGGGCTATAATCAGGTCGTGCGCCACGGCTTACTCGCCGTCAGCGCCTCCGGTTTCGGCGTCAAACTGCCGATATCATAAAAACTCACGTCGAACAGTTCCAGCACACGTTGAATGCCCGCCGCATCCTGTTTGGACAGGCGTTCAAGTGGCGTGGAGACAACGCGCTGACCCAGCGTTACACTCGACTGCTGTGATGGCCGTTGCAACAGCGCGTCACCCGGCCGATTGTCCAGCCCCAACGCGTTCAATAACCCACGCCAAGACGCATCGTCCTGCTGTGCAAGGTGCTCATAGAACACGAAACGCTCGGTGCTTTCTGCAAGATCCTCAAGCGGCAACAGGTTTTCAAGACACCAAATCAGTGTAAACATCTCCGCTTCGGTGCGCATCCTTGTTGCCCAATGTCGCCACGGTTTACCCATACGGGCTTCCAAACGCTCATCGACTTCGTAGCGGGCGGCTATGCGCGCAGCATCCCAAT
This Pseudomonadota bacterium DNA region includes the following protein-coding sequences:
- a CDS encoding O-antigen ligase family protein → MDFTDSQLTQLIVGLLLGLIMFVIAYSASEKSIITLLVLMIPFQIINSGYGTLNTVLVYMVGFIFLLRGRLRSFPLLWAGMLILFALLLSTSQAHRSTYVDHFFYLVTLVANFVMFYLVYNFIARSETNERYGINMLIATGFLVLLFSTIKITTGFNPGIAFGISELATASNLEQHQRFIGSFGAAGINGAFHATQLVLLVFALMYYRKPGVRLILLGLFVGNAAFLVATGSRGSFLAMIFGLFLLLLLFVRQIGIGRVVALGVGLPILFGTAAFFILKFTTYNVLFERLLGTEFDGLTPDTRNFSYVLEKIPDKPVLGHGPRLYLPDQWTRRIPGYEPIHYPHNLYFHILYTSGVVGLLAYLSWFLALTTRYLRAFKYRSQSGFLNAVPRVGIVIMAMFLVDELKIEFLRFGLSDYQQFMFATWAVFLAMADRALYEGRRDMQVARMPQYA